The sequence TCCCGAATGCCTTTTTTCTTTAGCTCATACTCAATCTTGGCTAATACCTCCATCTCGGTGATACCTTCCTGGAGCGCATCTACGCCAACTTGAACGCCGTAATCAGCCATTTCGGCTGCACGCTTAATAATCGCTATTTCACTATCGTCTTTGACAACCCGCATCCCATTTAATTGGGCTTCTGCAGAAATAACTTCCGCTCCTGCAAAAAGGTTAAGAAAAGCGCTGGCGCGACTATAAGTAAGAACCTCCTCTTCAAAGGATACTTTCTTCGCATCAGTCTGATTTCTTGATGCGAAAGCTGCCTGAATCTTGTCCCAAGGATTTTCATGGTCTGCGTAACCGATGATTTCGTACTGCCAGCCTGCATCTTTTAATTGATTCACTTCCATGCCAGGCAGAATAAATAATGGCTCAGCCTCTTTAAATACGAATACCCCCATCAACCGTTCATGCGGATCTGTATGGAAGTTTGATACATAATAGACATTTTCGGGCGAATTGATAAATAGAACGTCAATGTCTTCCTTATGTAACCAGTTCGTTAACGTTTCTAATTGTTTATTCATATTGGAATGCTCCTTTTTTCTTCATTGCGTGTGCTCATGCTCGACAGCATCGCACTGCCATCGCTCGCGTCACGCAATAGCTGTATTTTGGCTTTTTTCAGCTCTTTATGTGATTTCGGATACTCTTTAAATGCTATCGTAAATTAGTTCGGTTGTCTAAGTAATTGTTTGTGGGGGGAGCGATGCCCATTTTTTTAAACAAAATGTCCACATCAGCTATCTCCCTGTCCCCATCCTCATAGATAATTCCCCAAGAATATTCTAAGCTAATACTAAACAGATTGTTCCCTTTAGATAGGAGGATATCGATGAAAATAATCATGATTTCTTTAGACTCATTACGCGCCAATCGATTAGGCTGTTACGGCTATCCTAAACCGACGAGCCCTTATCTGGACAAAATAGCGAGGGATGGTGTGCTTTTTGAGAATGCTTTTGCAGCTGATATTCCAACAGAATCAGCGCATACAGCCATATTCACAGGCAAAACAGGGATAAAAAATGGCATCGTTTCTCATGGCTCCCATTTGACTAATTTACCGAAATCAACCGCATGGCTACCAACTATCCTCCGTTCATCAGGATTGACCACAGCAGCGGTGGATAATCTCTATCAATTGAAGGAATGGTTCGCCCGCGGCTATCGCTACTATATCAACAGCGTCGGCGATGAGCGTTGGATAGATGGCAAAACCGTTAACGGATATGCGAAAGACTGGTTAACCGACCATAAAGACGAGGATTTTTTCCTTTTTCTTCATTATTGGGATCCGCATACTCCTTATTTACCGCCAAAGGAAAACATCGAATTATTTTATGATCAGAACAATGACCCGTATGATCCCGGGAATCAAAGTATGGAAGCTGCCTATAATCATCTGGCGTATCCTTTTTTCAAACAACATCATTTTGATTTAATCGGACCGGTGACCGATACGGAATATGTCAATGCATTGTATGATGCGGAAGTTCGCTATTTGGATCAGAGATTGCAAGAATTAGATGAACACTTAGAGCATTTAGGAATAAAAGAAGAGACTTTCCTGATCATTTTTGGCGATCACGGAGAAAGCTTGACCGAGCACGATATCTATTGGGACCATTGCGGGCTCTATGATACGACCGTGCAGGTACCTCTTATCATGAGATGGCCAGGTTACATTCCCGAAGAGCAACGGATAAAAGGAATGGTGCAACAGGTCGATCTTTTTCCTACCATTATGGACGCCCTTAACATCGATCATGATCGCACCATCGATGGAAAAGGTTTATGGCCTTCGATTAGAGGCGAGGAAAATGGCACAACAGATACGGTCTATCTTAGTGAATGCGCCTGGCAAGCAGCGAGAGGCATCCGGACAGAAAAATATAAATTCATTAAAAATTACGACAGTGGCTTGTTCACCAGACCGCCCAAGGAGTTATATGATATCGAAAATGATCCACTTGAGACGAATAATCTGGCAGACGCTCAAGCCGATCTTGCCGGGGAATTCGAAGAAACGTTAGATCAATGGATACAAGACATGCTGGCAGGCGAAAAAGATCCGATGATCACCCAATTGGAAGTGGAAGGCTTACCTTTTAAAAAGCGGATTGAGCGAATACTTCATACCGTAGGCTTAACGTGGAACGACTGGAGAAAGAACCCTTCCAAAGAAAAAATAGATACATTAATGAAAACTAAAAAAGCGAATAAATGAGGAATTTATTCGCTTCTTACATTTTTTATCGTGTGTATAAATTGCCGCTCCTGCTTTTTCTCTAAATGATGGAATGCCAGATAAGACGAGAACAATATGAGAAAAGTGAACAAACTTGGCCCAAAGATAACAAACAATCCGGGATGATGCCTGAACACGAAAAATAGAATAACACATCCACTAACCATCATCACACTAGTTAAAGGAGAAACGATCATAATAAGGAAAGCATTTTTGATAACATGGAATAAGCGAAGCTCAAAATGAACGAGAACAGCAAATGAATATGCTGCCGTTAATAGAGATAGCAACGCAATAACTGTTAATCCATAAAAAGCGAATGTATATAACAGCCCATCTAACAGCTGGATTAGTTGAAAATAGACATACAAAGTGAAGGCAATGATCCCCCAGAAATAGCCTACCAAATTACCTCTCACAAAATTCTTCTTATAATAATGGATGAAACTTGTGAGTACAGATACATCCGCATCTTTTTTCAGCCATTGACGCTGGATTGCCATAAGCGCGGCGGTAGCAGGAAACACGCCGAATGCGATCAAGCCAGCCATCGAAAAAATCACCCATAAAACGGTTAAATACGCAAACTTCAGAATCCACTCCGGTATTCGTAAAATGCCACCCATTCACATACACCCCGCAGTCTATTTTTGAAATCATCATTCTAAAGCGATAAGAGAGTATTTCTATTGGACATTCGCTCTGCTTTTCTTCTCTCTTTTGTCCGGTTGGGACCTTCTATCGGACAATCGCTCTGCTTTTCCTCTCTCCTTTGTCCGTTTAAGAGCTTCTATCGGACATTCGCTCTGCTTTTCCTCACTCTTTTGTCCGGTTAAGAGCTTCTATCGGAGAATCGCTCCGCTTTTCCTCTCTCTTTCGTCCCTTTAAGAGCTTCTATTGGACAATTGCTCCGCTTTTCCTCTCTCCTTTGTCCGTTTAAGAGCTTCTATCGGACAATTGCTCCTCTTTTCTTCTCTCTTTTGTCCGTTTAAGAGCTTCTAACGGCCATTCGCTCCGCTTTTCTTCTCTCTTTTGTCCGTTTAAGACCTTCTATCGGACAATCGCTCCGCTTTTCCTCTCTCTTTTGTCCGTTTAAGACCTTCTATCGGACAATCGCTCCGCTTTTCTTCTCTCTTTTGTCCGTTTGAAAGCTTCTATCGGACAACCGCTCTGCTTTTCCTCTCTCTTTTGTCCGTTTAAGAGCTTCTAATGAACAATTGCTCCTCTTTCGTCCGGTTGAGTCTCACTTTAATCAAATAAGCACCACTTTCGTTCACATCCCCGCTTTCACAGCACACATTAATCGAATCAACCGCACACACCACACCTCAATCGGACACCCCCGCCCCAAGCGGAACTGTCCTACAGGTCCTCACGCTTAATCCTTCGCCTGCAGTGCGCGTGCCTTATGAATCGAACCTAAATACAGTTTGTCATACGCTTCTTGTGATGACTGAAATGGTCCTGTGCCTAGTCCGTGATAATTGGTGTTGGTGTACATCGGATTATCCCTGCCTGTCTGGGCTTCTCTTTTGGTGATGTAGTCGTGCATTCTGCCTTGCAGGATCTTGACGATTTGCGGCTCCTGGGCGGCGAGATTGTGATTCTCTTCAGGGTCTTCCACCAAGTTGTACAATTCGATTTCCGGCTTATCATGGAAATCGGGCTCCAATGCCTGGATTAATTTCCATTCCGGGGTGCGCCAGCCGTGTTTGCGCATCCATGTACATTCGGTAATATAAAATTCGGAGACCCTGGCAAACTCAGAACCGTCGACCATCGGCAGCAGGCTTTGGCCGTCGAAAGCTGTATCTGATTTCACCCCGATTAACTCTAAGATCGTCGGCATAATATCTTTAACCAACGTCGCATCCTTGACCCGTTTCCCCTCTGGCAATTTGCCTGGATATTTGATGATCAGCGGTACAACTAGGCAGTTATCATACATTCCGTGGTGATCGAAATAGCAATCATGTTCATATAAAGTTTCCCCATGATCAGAAGTCAGAATGATCACCGTCTCTTCCTCAATCCCCAATTCTTTTACCGTCGTGATGATATTCTGGATACACGCATCCATATACGCAATCGCGCCTTCATACTGAGCGGTGACATACTGCTGATCGGTGACACCTTCTGGAATCCATGATTTAAAAAAGTCAGCATGCGGCTTAAAGTTGTACACCGGCTCCATCGATGTATTGGCAGGATCCTTCTCATCACGGTCATAGAAAATTCGTTCAAAAGGTTTCGGTGGTAAATAAGGAGAGTGCGGATCCATATGGCGCATAAACAAGAAAAACGGCTGATCGGTTTCATGCAAGCGGCGTAATTCTGGAATCGCCACTTCATTTAAATTTTGCGCTTTTGGACAACGGCCTGTTTCATCGGGCAGCCATGCTTCATAGTCTAAATAGTTTTGAAACCCTCTCGCGGACGGATTGTTTGAAAAGCCGACACACGTCGTATGGTAACCCTTCTCCCCAAGTAATTCTGCCAGTGTCTGTCCTTGAATATCCCCCTCATGTCGTAAGGCTACAGTATCCGTCCCGAAACAATCGAGGCCGGTTAGCATCGATGCATAGCCCGGCGTGGTCGGGATGCTCGGGCTGAAGTGATTTTCGAACAGCACGCCTGCATCTGCTACTTTATCCATGTGGGGAGTCGTCTGCTTCTCGTAACCGTAACTGCTCATAAAGTCTCTTCGTAAACTATCAATTCCAAAAAGAATCACATTGGGTTGTTTCATATATTCTCCTCCTTCAGATTCGTCTTGGTTAACGCACGCTGTTCCCTGTATCTCCCTGGGGAACATCCTACTTTTCTCGTAAACAAACGGGTGAAAAAAGCTGGATCATCATAGCCTACCTCCATCGCAATTATGATGATTTTTTCCGATGTTTCAACCAGCAATTTCTTCGCGCGATTCATCCTGATTTCATGAATATATTCGACAACGGTTCTTCCTGTCTCTTCTTTAAAAATTCGATTCAAATGCCGTGAACTAATGCCGAATAGCTCCGATAATGCAGTTAACGTCAATTTCTGATCCGCGTGTCTTTCAAGATAACCACTAATGCGGTGGATAAATGTCTTTCGCTCCTGCTGTTTGATATCGACTTTGGACTGCCCATCCGTTACACGAAGATAAATTCTTGATAACTCGATGAGTAACTGGACCAGCTTCAGCCGAATAATAGATTCATAGCCGTGCTGACAGCCTTCGTATTCATAGCACATTTTTTCGAACATACGGTAAATCTGATCAGCTTCATTGCCTCTTAAATTTATACAATGATGGAAGCGCTCTTCCTTATCGAGAAAAGGATGAACATAGAAATAATCCATCGATTCTGTTATTCCCAGCCCCTTCAGCCATATCGCATCAAATAAATAAGGCATGAACAGGCAGTTAACAATTTCTAATTTATCCTTTTGATCGATGATATAGGTATGTTGTTCGCCTGGATTAATAATGAAGACATCCCCAGCTGTTAATGGATAGCTCTCCCCATCACAGACGTGATCCCCCTTGCCCTCCATAACATACACCAGTTCAATAAAATCATGTGCATGTAATGGCGGGGCGTTGCGATCTGTATGGACTTTATGATTGATACAAAAAGGGAAGTCGTTTTCTTTAATAAATTGACTCACTTTTAACTTCAATCCGTTCCACCCTTTCCCTCTTTACTCGACAGCTGGTATGTCAATCACTGCACCATTTTCCAGTTGCGACCTGATAGCCGCTTCAATGACCTCCTGACCTGCTAGAGCATGCATACCTGATGCTTCCATGTCCGCAGGCGGAACCCCGTCTTCAATCTGCTGGATAAAATGGTCCAGTCGATTTTTGAAGGTTTCCTGAAAGCTTCCGACTCCTGTCATAATCGAATTGCGCATAGTTAGCAGTTCGTCACGGTCATGCGGGTAAAAAGTGAAATGCTCATACACATTATCAATCACAAAACGTCCTTTGTTTCCTGCCACTTCACAATATTCAATCGGATGACGCACTGCCATGTCATAGCTGCCGGTTAAATGGCCCACTGCTCCTGAGGTGAACTCGATATTAATAGAAGCCGTCGACCAGATTTCTCTGCCAGGTGCCTTGGTCATAAATGCCTGAACACGCTTGACATCTCCAGCGAAATAGCGCATCACATCAACCGAGTGCGGGTGTAACGCTCGCAGATGGAACCATGGACTTGTTTCTGCAGGATTTTGGATCGTCAGCTTCATATTGAGAAAAAGTAAAGTACCTAATTCACCCTTTTCGATTAGCTCCTTCCCTTTATAGGCAGGCGGGACAAAACGGTGATTCAAATTACTGACTAAGCGCACGTTCTTCTCTTTTGCCAGTTTGACCATTTTTCGTGCTTTGACGATATCATTGGAAATCGGCTTCTCTACCAGTGTGTTCTTACCCGCTTCTATTGCCAGCACAGCAGGCTCGTAATGATCACCGCCATTTTCTTCCCCAGCTGTTGCAATACTGACCACGTCAATCTCTTCTTCGGCCAGCATGGTTGCCATATCAAGATAAGCGTTGGCGCCATAAAGGTGAGCCACAGCATGAACAGTCTCTTCCAAAAGATCACAAACCGCAACCAGTTCGACATTCGGATTTTCGTTATAATATTTACAATGCGTTTTGCCAATATTGCCTAGTCCAACCACTGCTACTTTTTGCATATTACCATCCCCCTCTTATATAACTGCTTTCGCTTTGGCTTCTTCAAACAATCGCTTTAAATACCCTCGGCTCTCGGCAGCAATTGCTGTTACCTGTTCCAGTGAATAATCATTTGCACCGATAATTTCTAACACCGTAGCGCCCTGGTAATTAATCTCGACCATTTTATGGACAACCGCCTCTAATGGTACCGTCCCTCTCCCTGCTGTCTGAAATTCGGGTGCAGCAATCTGTAACTGCTCGATCTTCGTGTCGCGAATATGGGAATGAATAATATAGTCTTTCAACTCCCCGATCGCTTGGACAGGATCATCTCCGACTCTGCCGACATGTGTCGCATCGAAATTGAGCCCTAGTGCCGGATGCTGTACTTCCTTCATTAATCGTAAAGCCGTCTCGGTGTTATAAATACTTTGACCATAATGGATTTTCAAGGCAAATTGAATGCCAACATCATGCGCTGCCTGGGACAGTTCTTCGACCGCCTTCAAGGATGCTTCCATTTTTTCCTCATTGTCTGACTCACCTGCACTCCCTGTTGTCACCATTGGGATCCCGAGTTTCGCCGCCCGTTCGAAAACGCGCTTCGTCCGCTCACGATTGTCTGCTTCTAATATGTTCGTCGCCGCTTCCACACAATAAAGCTCTAACCCTGCTTGATCGACCATGCTGCGAATGTCTTGTATCGCCTGATCGCTGGCCGTATCTGACAGGTGTTCTGCCAT is a genomic window of Gracilibacillus salinarum containing:
- a CDS encoding sulfatase family protein; translated protein: MKQPNVILFGIDSLRRDFMSSYGYEKQTTPHMDKVADAGVLFENHFSPSIPTTPGYASMLTGLDCFGTDTVALRHEGDIQGQTLAELLGEKGYHTTCVGFSNNPSARGFQNYLDYEAWLPDETGRCPKAQNLNEVAIPELRRLHETDQPFFLFMRHMDPHSPYLPPKPFERIFYDRDEKDPANTSMEPVYNFKPHADFFKSWIPEGVTDQQYVTAQYEGAIAYMDACIQNIITTVKELGIEEETVIILTSDHGETLYEHDCYFDHHGMYDNCLVVPLIIKYPGKLPEGKRVKDATLVKDIMPTILELIGVKSDTAFDGQSLLPMVDGSEFARVSEFYITECTWMRKHGWRTPEWKLIQALEPDFHDKPEIELYNLVEDPEENHNLAAQEPQIVKILQGRMHDYITKREAQTGRDNPMYTNTNYHGLGTGPFQSSQEAYDKLYLGSIHKARALQAKD
- a CDS encoding M24 family metallopeptidase, whose protein sequence is MNKQLETLTNWLHKEDIDVLFINSPENVYYVSNFHTDPHERLMGVFVFKEAEPLFILPGMEVNQLKDAGWQYEIIGYADHENPWDKIQAAFASRNQTDAKKVSFEEEVLTYSRASAFLNLFAGAEVISAEAQLNGMRVVKDDSEIAIIKRAAEMADYGVQVGVDALQEGITEMEVLAKIEYELKKKGIREMSFSTMVLFGEKGGDPHGNPGDRQLQPGDMVLFDLGVVLDGYCSDITRTVAYQSVTDKQKEIYETVLKAEMAALEASKPGTRIGDLDTTARNIITDAGYGDYFPHRLGHGLGINVHEFPSMSHLNDGVLQEGMVYTIEPGIYLPNIGGVRIEDDVLVTKDGCEALTKFPKELQIIE
- a CDS encoding sulfatase is translated as MKIIMISLDSLRANRLGCYGYPKPTSPYLDKIARDGVLFENAFAADIPTESAHTAIFTGKTGIKNGIVSHGSHLTNLPKSTAWLPTILRSSGLTTAAVDNLYQLKEWFARGYRYYINSVGDERWIDGKTVNGYAKDWLTDHKDEDFFLFLHYWDPHTPYLPPKENIELFYDQNNDPYDPGNQSMEAAYNHLAYPFFKQHHFDLIGPVTDTEYVNALYDAEVRYLDQRLQELDEHLEHLGIKEETFLIIFGDHGESLTEHDIYWDHCGLYDTTVQVPLIMRWPGYIPEEQRIKGMVQQVDLFPTIMDALNIDHDRTIDGKGLWPSIRGEENGTTDTVYLSECAWQAARGIRTEKYKFIKNYDSGLFTRPPKELYDIENDPLETNNLADAQADLAGEFEETLDQWIQDMLAGEKDPMITQLEVEGLPFKKRIERILHTVGLTWNDWRKNPSKEKIDTLMKTKKANK
- a CDS encoding YesL family protein, producing MGGILRIPEWILKFAYLTVLWVIFSMAGLIAFGVFPATAALMAIQRQWLKKDADVSVLTSFIHYYKKNFVRGNLVGYFWGIIAFTLYVYFQLIQLLDGLLYTFAFYGLTVIALLSLLTAAYSFAVLVHFELRLFHVIKNAFLIMIVSPLTSVMMVSGCVILFFVFRHHPGLFVIFGPSLFTFLILFSSYLAFHHLEKKQERQFIHTIKNVRSE
- a CDS encoding helix-turn-helix domain-containing protein, which encodes MKLKVSQFIKENDFPFCINHKVHTDRNAPPLHAHDFIELVYVMEGKGDHVCDGESYPLTAGDVFIINPGEQHTYIIDQKDKLEIVNCLFMPYLFDAIWLKGLGITESMDYFYVHPFLDKEERFHHCINLRGNEADQIYRMFEKMCYEYEGCQHGYESIIRLKLVQLLIELSRIYLRVTDGQSKVDIKQQERKTFIHRISGYLERHADQKLTLTALSELFGISSRHLNRIFKEETGRTVVEYIHEIRMNRAKKLLVETSEKIIIIAMEVGYDDPAFFTRLFTRKVGCSPGRYREQRALTKTNLKEENI
- a CDS encoding Gfo/Idh/MocA family protein; this encodes MQKVAVVGLGNIGKTHCKYYNENPNVELVAVCDLLEETVHAVAHLYGANAYLDMATMLAEEEIDVVSIATAGEENGGDHYEPAVLAIEAGKNTLVEKPISNDIVKARKMVKLAKEKNVRLVSNLNHRFVPPAYKGKELIEKGELGTLLFLNMKLTIQNPAETSPWFHLRALHPHSVDVMRYFAGDVKRVQAFMTKAPGREIWSTASINIEFTSGAVGHLTGSYDMAVRHPIEYCEVAGNKGRFVIDNVYEHFTFYPHDRDELLTMRNSIMTGVGSFQETFKNRLDHFIQQIEDGVPPADMEASGMHALAGQEVIEAAIRSQLENGAVIDIPAVE
- a CDS encoding sugar phosphate isomerase/epimerase family protein, whose translation is MRLGVNSVLFGGHDLQSAVKQIEFCGYEGIELASIAGMAEHLSDTASDQAIQDIRSMVDQAGLELYCVEAATNILEADNRERTKRVFERAAKLGIPMVTTGSAGESDNEEKMEASLKAVEELSQAAHDVGIQFALKIHYGQSIYNTETALRLMKEVQHPALGLNFDATHVGRVGDDPVQAIGELKDYIIHSHIRDTKIEQLQIAAPEFQTAGRGTVPLEAVVHKMVEINYQGATVLEIIGANDYSLEQVTAIAAESRGYLKRLFEEAKAKAVI